The Methanopyrus kandleri AV19 DNA segment TGGGATGAGAACAGCGGTGAGCACGGACCGATGAAGAGGCCCCAGCCTCATCCCGACCGCCACCTCTTCCCCGGCCGCACGCCCACCCGCTCCTCCACCACATCCTCGATGAGCTCACTCCGACGGATCCGAGAGTACAGCCCCTGCCAGCCGCCGTTCTCGCCCTCCCACCACGCCTCGAACCCCTCCAACCGCTCCGACAACCACGCGCAGAGGCACAGACCGAGAAGCCGAGCCGATCGCTCGTTCCACGCCCGACGGAAACACTCCGACAACCGCTCCGCCGCCTTCCCCCAGCCCCTCCAACAACACGCCCGCCGCATCTTCCAACACAGCCAGCGCGACCACGCCGCGAACCGGGTGCACGTCCACCCGGCGGTACGCCTCCCTCAGCACGGCCGCCGGTCCCTCTCCGTCGACCCCCCAGCACGCCAGGCCCGCGATCCAGCCCTCCTTCAGCGCCTTGATCAGCGCGTCCTCGTGTATAGGATCCGTCACCAGAATCTTGGCCACGGAGACACCCCCGGCCGGGCACGGATAGCCCCGAAAATATGTTGACTGGGTCCTCTCCTCCGGGGCCGGCCCCGTCGCCGTGATGGTGCCGACGGATCCGCCAAGGTCGACGTGAGCACCTGACGGGGCGCTCACGGTACGTGTCCCAGCTTCCATCGCTCTAATTCGAGTTTCACGCCGGGAGTCTCGTGTTTCCCGTCGAGGGATTTCCTGCGGCGGATTATCCTCTTGAGGTGAGCGGAGTAATGAGCGGGCCAGCCTTCGAGGGTTCTCACGAGGAAGGGTTCGAGCCGGTTTGGGAGTTCTTCTAGGAGGTCGCGGATTCTTGGTGATTCGGAGGGTCTGGCGTCGAAGGTCAGTGCGAGCCCGCGGGCTAACAACCGTCGGGCTTTCTTGTATGGGAGGTCCGAGACCTCGGTCAGGAGGGTCTTGAGCACCGAGCGGAGGTTGCGCATTAACTGACGGGCGAGCTCGAGTACCTCCTCACGACCCGGGGAACTCGTACGGTACACGGACAAGACAGCGAGCGGGCTCTCGGTGCGCATCGTGGACTGGTGCGCGCTCGACCCGAGGGCGTACGACGAGGGGCGACGTAGGGTCGCGGCCCGAGCCTGCCCGGATCCGCAGCCGTACTGGGTCAACGGTGAGCCGTTAGTCTTCCAGACACCGACCCTGATCTTCGGAGACCGGGGCGACGGTAAATACCCGATAGCGTGGCTCCTCAAGATCCAAGCACCATCGGACAAACGGATCACCGAGCTGGACTTTCCGGAGCGATGGTGGAAGAAGGGAGGTCTCCTGTGGATACTGGCGATCACGGAGCTGGCCGAGGACGGTAGGTACTACTCGGTGTTCCCGGAAGAGGATCTGCTGTGGGATCCGTACCGGAGGGAGGGCTGCCCGTACACGCCCCACTCCGACCTGGACATCTGCACCCGGCTCGGTGTGCCTTTCGCGCTCAGGTACTACATCGACAAAGCACCCGCGCCGACTCCGGACATGCTTTGGAAGGCGTACGTACGGGGAGTACCCCCACCGGACGACGGGGTTACCACCGACTTCGGGTCCGTCCTGCACGGGACACAGTGGTACACCGAGGGCGTCTCGAAGGCTACGGAAGGTCTCAAGCTCGCACTGTCGGCGCTGACGGCACTGTACGACTCGGCGGCCAAGCGACAGGCCGAGGACCTCGGGTTGAAGGCGTACAGGGCGTACCCGGCGGTGGTCCAAGGAGTCGTGTGGTCGAGCGACTCGTCACAGCTGCTGATCTACCAGCCCACGCTCGGAGTTAGCTTCTACGATCCACCGGTCCTCGTTCGAGCGCTGAACTCGTACGCATCCGCGCTTCTGGCCGCGGCCGAGGACCTGGTGCTGAGGATCGCCCTGGGTCGACCTCAGCTCGCACCGTGGCAGTGTGACGACGCTCGGCTGGAGAACCAGCTGAGGGAGGAGTTCGTACGGAAAGTGAACGAGGAGCTAGGGCTCAACGAAGCGACCGTCAGGGACTTCACGGAGGCGATCGACCGTGGAAAAGAGGACTTCGAGAGCTTCCTGAAACGGACAGGAGTCGTGAAGGTCGACGCTGAGGTCGAAACGGCCCTGTCGACGCTCCTCGCACGCGTCTGTGGGTTGAGCACCGAGGCGACGGTGTACACCTACTACTCGATGGCCACCGGGGAGATACTCCCGCTGGTGATCACCCCGAGGGCGCTCCCATCGAAAGGTGGGGTCACAACGGGCAGCTTCTGCAGCACGCTGACGGACAACCTCAGGAAGGCGGAACCGGGCTTCACGGCGTCGGACGACCTCCTATCGACGTTCAAGTACTATTTCAACAACCCACTGATCAACGGGGCGATGGCGACGCTACTCTCGTGGGGGATAGAGTGGGCGATCATCTTGTCGGCAGGGCTCATAGCAGGCCCCTTCCCCGCGGCGGCGGAACTGCTGGTATCCGGTGCACCGTACCTGGCGGCCTTAGGTTCGTCCGCGATCATGGCGCTGCTAGACGGATGGTTGAACAACAGAACATGGGATCAAGTCTCGGAGGAGATAGCCGTGGGCGCCGCGGCCGGTACGGCGGTGTACAGGTCCGTGGGCAGGTACATCTCGAAGATATCGGAGTACGCCGACACGACCGCCTCTAAGATCATAGCGAGGTACTACGACTTTTCGTTCAACTGGAGCGCCAACTCGATCCTAGCGGCCACGTCGAACCTGTGGTTGATAGGGGGATAACGCCCGTTGTCCCTTCTTTACCAGGTCTACCTGCTGCCCCTCGCCCTTATCTACATCTTCTTCGCGTCGGTGGTACTGTGGCCGATATCGGTAGCGATAATTGCCGTTAAGTGGAGGAGGGCACGGAAGATCCTAAACGAAGCCATAGGATCAGGTACGGTGGGTCCCTACGGTGGAGTGAATGGAGAGACCGGGGTCAGACTCTCCTCTACGAAGGTAGTATGGTACTACGGGATCTTCGACTTCCCACCGATAGGCTTACCCGTCGTAGCACTACTCTCCGCTGTCGCTCTAGGAAAAGGCTGGGAGAATCTCACGGCATGCCCCGGGATACGGAACTTATCGATGAGCTTACTCACCTGGGTGTTCGTGAACTCCTGTCTTCTAGGTATCGTGGGTAAGCTGGTGTGGTACCTTAGACTCAAGAGACTAGATGTCAAGTTCATAGCCGAGTCCAAAAAGAAAGTAAACCGTAACATCATCAAGAAGATCTGCGAGAAGTACAAGTACATCGACGTGTACTCAGCTTTTAATGTAACTCTCATGATGTGGTTTTATAATATATTTGCGGGAGGAATAATAGTGTCGCTGTTTACGCTGATATTTTATCTGACTAACACCAAAACATTGTTGATACATAGGTATTACTACAACATTTTAACTGTGTCAATAAGTTTAGTAATATTAACGAACTCGGTACTGATAGGATTATGGTTTTCTAGACGTAAGTACATTTGTTCACCGAAGATACAGTCAAACTCTATTATTATATATTTAATCACAGCTATAGTGACGATCTATACATCAGTAATATCATGTGCTATGTTCGAGTACGTAATAACTGGGTCGCTTTCCTGAAGACCGGTCCGAAAACTCCTGGACACCCTCGCGATCCGGGATCGCGCGATGACCTCTAGGTCCCTCGCAACATTAGAGCTCTCACGCCATCTCCTGCGCAACCGTTGAATTAACTTCAAAGAGCTTGTACCAAGGGTACGACCGCCTGTGTGTGCGGCTGAAGATGGGGGTACACGTTTGTCGGACGACAAGCGCTCCTACGCCAGACCGCTCGGTAGGACCGCGATGTTCGTGGTCGCGTCCGGAGGGTACTACCAGCTCTACTGGTTCTACCGCAACTGGAAGGACTTCAAGGAGTACCTAGGCCGCGACGTCAACGTGGTGCTCAGAACGATCGGGCTGTTCGTACCGTTCGTCAACCTCTACCTGGTGTGGAAGCAGTTCGTGGAGATCAACGAGTTACTCGAGGAGGCCGGACTCGACCCGTGTCCGACCAAGATCCTGTACCCGGTGTGGTTCGGGTTCTTCTTCGCCGGCAACAGGGGGATTTTCCACGCCGAGACGCGGGTGGACGCGCTCGGCGCGATCGTGGCGTTGATGGTGTCCTGCGTACCGCTTCTGGTGGTGCAGAAGAAGCTCAACGAGTACTGGAGGGAGGTACAGGGGGGACTTACCCCCACGTGGAGTGTCCAAGGGCGAGCTGACGGTGGTGGCGGTGTCGTGCCTGCTGATATGGGGAGGGTTGCTGATCTGGGAGTGAACGCCCGATCCCGTCGCACCGACTCGGGTGAACCGCGGGCGGAGACGTAACCCGCGCGGAAAGGCCGGGGTCGGGTTCCACCGGTCGTACCCGGGAGCGCCGTCGGGATGAAGAGGTTATCCCACGCGGTGCCCGTCTGCCGCGCGGGGGGAGGTTGTCGCCGTGGGTGGTGGCGTTCGAGCGGCGTTCGGACTCGCCCTGGTGGTGTTGATCGCGGCCCCGTCGGCGGGAGCGGGAGCAGCGGCCGGGATGCAGGAGGACCCGACGTGGGAAGAGTGGGCGCTGAGTCACGTCACGGTGGCCGTCGCGGGCGGGATGATCTCGTTCGCGGCGGCGTACGCGCTGGCGTCGGTCGCGGAGGCGGTGACCGGTGGACACGTCGGTGAACACGAACGTGGGGAGGTCGAGGCCTCAGCCACCTCGGCCGAGGTTCCCTCGGTGTACGGGCGGGGCGCGGCGGTGGGTCTGAAGGCCGGAACGATATTGTATCCGGCGCTGCCGATGACCTCGGCCTCGATCGGGATGATCTCGGGGTACCTGATGTCCGCGGACGCGTGGAGGGGGACGTTGGGCGAGCGGACGTGCTGGCCGGGTTGGGGATCGTGGACGCGTCGATCAAGGGGCGGTCCTGCTCCCGTCGTTCGAAGTGCCGCTGTTGACCTCCCTGGTCGAAGGGGAGTGGGCCCCGTCCCACGATCCCCGGATGGGAGGCTTGGGACTCGCCATCACGGGTCTGCTGTTCCTCCTCCCGACGATGGCGACGGCGGAGGTCGTCTGGGGACCGCTGGTGGTGACGCTCGTGACGGCGTTGAACGCCTGGTACGCGGTGAAGGCGCTCTCCTCGGGCCCGTCTCCCCTGGTCCCGCTGGCGCTGCTTGAGCCGGGACTGGCGGTGCTGTGCGTCGTCTGCGAACCCGTGAGGACGTGGCTGGCGGGGATCCCGAAACTGGTGGCCGGTGCGCTGATTTGTTTGGAAGGCCCGGTCGACCGGCTCTTCCGGGTGGACGAGGTATCCGACGACGGTGACGCTCGAGCCGACGCGGGCCGGTCACCTATCCCCACCGGGAGCGCGGCCCACCTCACCTCACGATGATCCGTCGAGAGGACCGGAAGACACACGGACACCCATGCGAGCGTGACGGCAGTGGTTCGTCCCCCTCGCACACCGTCATTCGACCCTTACCCTCCGGCTTTTACCGGCCGGTTTCGGGTTGATGGGTGGGGGTCCGATCTCGTCCTCCGAGGGAATGGGTTTCAGTCGGTCGAGTCGTCAGTGCTTCCCCCGGGGTAGACTGGTGATGACCTGTGTTCCGGTGTTAAGGTTGGAAAGGTCTCAGGTTCATGGGACCGGTGGAGGAGCGTAAGACCTTGAGAGCCTTCCAATCATGCTGAAGGTGCCCACGTCGACCCGGGAGTTCTGAAGGAGCAGAACACACGTGCTGGCGTCGATTGTACGCGTGCCTCTCGGGGAGTCAATCCGGAAACGGGGTGGACGATGGGGAGAGCCGGTGTCCGATCTCTGGCGGACGGGTCTGGGGGGTGAGGGTTCTCCTCCGCGCTTTCACCTCCGTCGTACCGGTACGATCGGTACGATCAGCGGTGTCGGGACGATCCCACCGGTGGACTCCGTCGTACCGCGCTCGGACGCCGTTTCCCCTCGCTGGGGCGCGGGCCCGACCGGGGAGATCTCCATCACGACGAGCACTGGCAGGTAGCGGGTCAGGCTCAGGAAACGGGACGCCTTCCAGGTCGGGCCCGGGTCCACGCGGACGCCACCGGCCTCGACGGAGAGCCCGAACGGCAGGCCGGCCACGTCGACGATCACCGTGTTGACGTTGGCGGACCGCGAGGACGGGGGTGCCGAGTAACTCCATTCCCCGGGGACGATCCAGCGCCACCGCCCGGTCTCCGGGTCGTACACCGCCACGAAACCGAC contains these protein-coding regions:
- a CDS encoding dehydrogenase; its protein translation is MAKILVTDPIHEDALIKALKEGWIAGLACWGVDGEGPAAVLREAYRRVDVHPVRGVVALAVLEDAAGVLLEGLGEGGGAVVGVFPSGVERAIGSASRSVPLRVVVGAVGGVRGVVGGRERRLAGAVLSDPSE